In the genome of Arachis stenosperma cultivar V10309 chromosome 6, arast.V10309.gnm1.PFL2, whole genome shotgun sequence, the window CACTACTCCGCGTTTCAGATGGTGTCACGGTTCTCTCCTCGCTGACGTCTCTGCCCTCGTGTCTCCAGAGTCCAAAGTCACTGGCTCACTGCTGCCGTGCTGCGTCTCCACGCATCCCCTTCTGGCTTCTGCTTgtgccttcttcttcttcttcgaatACTGTGAATCTGCGAATCTGAGTTCATCTTCTCTCTTCGGTTTCACTCTTCAAACTTCAGCAGAGAACGCCAACCTTTCATCTTCGTCCTGCTGCCGCTGAACGCCACACACTCGCACCGCTACAGCCTATTGGGTTATGCATTTTTGCTTCTTAATTCCTAGAGTTCAGCTGTTCAGTCGTTCAGATTCAGTCTTGAATTATTCTATTTCTTGGTACATTCATGAATCATGATTTAGTAATCTACAATTCTGTTTATTCACTTATTTGCTAATTGGAttaatttatttgataattGATTTAGTTGGTTTGTTAATTGTGAATTTGTGATTGAATTTGTTCTGATGTAATTGCAACTTTGCAAGTTTAGTTTGATTAATTTGTTTGTTAATTCACTTATTCATTTCTTGGATTAATTTGTTTGTTAATTTGTGAATTGGGATTGAATTTTATTCATTTACATTGTACTCCTTTTGTACTCGTTTTTTCTTCTTGGATATATAAAGATTGTGTCTTTTGGTCTTTCCTACTTGCTTAAGATGGGAAAAAATGAAGACATCTGATATGTAAAGACTCATTATATGGTATTGTTTATATGAGCTTTGAAAtaagtttatatatattatatgatatTGTTTAAATTTCATTACAGCCTTACAGAGCTTTTGAAATAAGTTTATATGCTCAATTTCTATTTCTGGAGTCTGGACTACTATTCTACTAATGTTGAACAAGGACTCAATGAGTAATATTATCTCATTGACTTAGATGGCATTTATAGGCAGGTTTATAGCAATTTTGTCTCATTATCAGGTGTGCATCAGCACCGCAAGAGCTTAGAATGGATTGGGATATTAgttgttgttatttttgttggaacttgaaaatttatttaaatgacATATGTATATCaattttgtatttataatttttaatttgagtagaattgtgaatttttttattaattaattaacatagatttataattttatcttaTTAGTAATGGAGAAATATTTCAAAAGAACCTCGTCATTGGAGATCGGATCTCAAAATAATTCATCGACCTCTTCTAATAAAAGGAGGTTTTTAGAATTCGAAGTAGAGAGTCTTATAGCAGATCCAGGACAACGACCAAAGATTTCAAGTTATCACCCGAATGACAGAGACAAAGTTAGATGTGCATATTTGCAAAAAGGTCCTTTGTCAACCAAGGACTCATGATTTTCCACAAACTGCTTATGGTTCTTCTTTTCGAAGATTTAATCCTAACCGGTTTGATGACTATGGCAACTGGTTAGAGTATAGTATATCAAAAGATGCTGTTTTTTGTCTTTGTTGTTATCTTATGAAACCCGAGACTGAAGGTGGTGATGCTTTTGTAACTAATGGCTTTTCAAATtggaaaaaaaaggagagactACAAATTCAAGTTGGGCTTCATGATAGCGCTCATAATCAGGCTTGGAGAAAATGTGAAGCACTTATGAGACCAAAACAACACATCACTGCTGCTATTGAAAAACGATCTGAGCAAGCTAAAAAGAATTATCAAATTCACTTGACAGCAACAATTGATTGTATTAGATTTCTTTTGCGACAAGGATTGGCCTTTCGTGGTAATGATGAGACGGATGATTCTGTTAACCAAGGAAATTTTTTGGAACTTCTAAACTTTATTGCGCAACATAATGAAGAGATTGATCGTGCTTTCAAAAATGCTCGTGGAAATCTTAAACTAATAGCACCCTCAATCCAAAAAGACATTGTAAGAGCTGCTGCAAGGGAAACGACAAAAGTCATTGTTGATGATCTTGGTGATGAATTATTTGCTGTATTGGTTGATGAAGCCCGCGACATTTCCATTAAGGAGCAAATGTCAGTTTGCTTAAGGTATGTAACAAAGAAGGACAAGTTAGGGAGCATTTTCTTGGTCTTGTTCATGTTTCTAATACTAATGCTTTATCTCTAAAATTAGCATTGGAGTCATTATTAGaaacatataatttaaatttatcaaGAGTACGTGGACAAGGATATGATGGTGCAAGTAACATGCAAGGAGAATTTAATGGTTTAAAAACTTTGATATTGAAAGAAAATTCTTATGCTTTCTATGTACATTGCTTTGCCCACCAACTTCAGTTAGCTCTTGTAACGGTTGCAAAAAAACAAGTTGAAATTGctttgatttttaatttattaaccaATTTGTGCAATGTTGTTGGAGCTTCGTGTAAACGAAGAGATATGCTTCGTGATAGTCAGATGACTAAGACAATTGAAGCATTAAAAAGTGGAGAAATTTCTAGTGGGCGTGGTTTGAATCaagaaacagctttaaaaagaGCTGGAGACACTAGATGGGGTTCACACTATGGAACTATACTTAgattaatttctttatttccTTCTGTGGTTAATGTTCTTGAATATGTTGAGGAAGATGGAAATAATTCAGAACAAAGAGCTGAAGCATGTCATTTATTGAATGTCATTCaatcatttgaattcattttcAACTTGCACTTGATGAAAAATATCTTGGGAGTTACTAATGAGTTATCTCAGGCGTTACAAAAGAATGATCAAGATATTATAAATGCTATGGCATTAGTCAAAGTGTCTAAGCAACGATTGCAAAATATAAGAGATGATGGTTGGTCTCTTTTACTTGATGAAGTCTCACTGTTTTGTGACAAATGATATTATTGTTCCAATCATGGATGATATATTTGTGTCACAAGGAAGATCAAGAcgcaaagctcaaaagatatcAAATTTGCATCATTTTCAAGTTGAGATATTCTATCAAGTAGTTGATAGACAACTTCAAGAACTCAATAATCGTTTTACAGAGGTGAATACTGAATTGCTTCTTTGCATAGCTTGTTTGAATCCAAGACACTCATTTTTTGCATTTGATAAGGAGAAGTTGATCCAGTTAGCTCAATTTTATCCATTAGAATTTTCTTCCACTCAACTTTTGGCACTTGACAGTCAACTTGAGAACTTCATACTAGATGTGCGTTCTGATGATCATTTCTCGGACTTAAATGGAATTGGTGCTCTTTCTCAAAAGTTGGTTGAGACTCGAAAGAATATTGTTTATCCATTAGTGTTTCTTCTTTTAAAGTTGGCTTTAATTTTGCCTGTAGCAACTGCATCAGTTGAAAGAACTTTTTCTGCTATGAACATCATAAAGAGTCGACTTCGTAACCGTATGGGAGatgaatttttaaatgattGTTTAGTGACATACATAGAAAGAGAGACATTTGATTGTATTGACAATGAAAAGATTATtcaatcttttcaaaatatgaaACCTAGAAGAATGGAATTctaaattatttgttattattttaaattattattttattatcttgcCCCCACTGAAAAAATTTTCTGGATCCGTCACTGGTTGCATAGCATAGTGCCAAAAACATTTTGGCACATTAGAATGAAACAAAAGTGCTCTTGCAATATTCAGTATATGTTGATGCTTCCTCTCAACAATtccattttgttgaggagtTTCAACACAAGATGTTTGATGTAATATTCCTTTTGAGTTATAGAAGGAGTTCATTTTAAATTCTATCCCATTATCTATTCTAATTTGTTTCACAACTTTATGAAATTGAGTTTGCACTATTTGAACAAAATTTTCTACTAACACTCTAGTTTTGGATTTTAGTTTCATGCAATAAATCCAAGTAAACCTCGTTTTATCTTCTACAATTGTAAGAAAATATTTATGGCCAGCAATAGATAAAAGTGAGAGTGGTCCCCAAATATCTATATGTAACAAATCAAAAATATATTCCGATTGTGTATTACTAATGGGAAAAGACAATTTCTTTTGTCTAGCCAAGTGGCAAGAATCACAAACATGAGATGATGAAATGCATTCAATAAATGGAAATGTATTTTTCATGATTGACATTCTTTTGGATGGTAAATGACCTAGTCTAGCATGCCATAGAGTTCCTAAATCTTGCTGCACTGTGACATTTACAGAATGTGTGTTAACTTCTGGTGTAGTTAGTTTCCAAGGTTGAGCATCCATCACATAAAGATTACCAATGACTTTAGCTTGCCCAATCATCTTCAATGATGAGAGTACCTGTATCTCACAAAAAGAATCAGTAAATTTTAATTCACAATGTAATGACTTTGTGAGTTTAGACACTGaaatcaaattatatttaaagtGAGGTATGAATAAAACATTGGTAAGAATCAAATGTTTAGAGAGTTGCACAGTGCCACAAATGTTTGTTGTAGTGGTAGAACCATCAGGTAGATTTACCAAAACTGGTCTCATAGAATGAAAAGTTTTGAAAGACTCTTGAATATAGGATGCATGCTCAGTAGCTCCACTGTCAAGTATCCAAGAAGTTTTAGTAAAATTTGATGATACACTCAAGCAATGCCTACCTTTTGGTTGAGTAAGGGTGGCCGAAGAAGTAATGTGGTTTACACTATTTGAAGTTGGCATGCGTGGTTGTTGAAGGAGTACTAGTAAGGTTTCCTTCTTATCTGGAGTCAACACAAGTACTGTATCATCGCTCTTTTTATCCTGGTTAGAATCAGCAATCTCAGCACTAGAATTCTCAACTATCTCGTCAGTGCTAAGTTGATTGGCTACCGCTGCTTTTGGTGAGTAGGAAAGCTATTTTTCTTATAGCATGTCTCTGCTAAATGACCAATTCGATTACAGTAGCTACAAAACTTTGAAGTGTAGCCTCGACTATAAGATTTTGATTTCCTCCTCTGCCTGAATTTCGTCCACGGCCTCTGCCTCTTCCGAAAATGAACAGCCTCCAGTTGGGTTTGCACCTCTAAAGGTTAGTCATATTGCTATTTGACGGGTCACAATTCAATTCTTGCTCTGTTGGTTAACATAGAAGTATTTTTTTATAGCTTCTTGCTAAATGACCAATTCGATTACAGTAGCTACAAAACTTTGAAGTGTAGCCTCGACTATAAGATTTTTGATTTCCTCCTCTGCCTGAATTTCGTCCACGGCCTCTGCCTCTTCCAGAAAATGAACAGCCTCCAGTTGAGGTTTGCACCTCTAAAGAGTTAGTCACTAT includes:
- the LOC130934845 gene encoding uncharacterized protein LOC130934845 codes for the protein MTETKLDVHICKKVLCQPRTHDFPQTAYGSSFRRFNPNRFDDYGNWLEYSISKDAVFCLCCYLMKPETEGGDAFVTNGFSNWKKKERLQIQVGLHDSAHNQAWRKCEALMRPKQHITAAIEKRSEQAKKNYQIHLTATIDCIRFLLRQGLAFRGNDETDDSVNQGNFLELLNFIAQHNEEIDRAFKNARGNLKLIAPSIQKDIVRAAARETTKVIVDDLGDELFAVLVDEARDISIKEQMSVCLRVRGQGYDGASNMQGEFNGLKTLILKENSYAFYVHCFAHQLQLALVTVAKKQVEIALIFNLLTNLCNVVGASCKRRDMLRDSQMTKTIEALKSGEISSGRGLNQETALKRAGDTRWGSHYGTILRLISLFPSVVNVLEYVEEDGNNSEQRAEACHLLNVIQSFEFIFNLHLMKNILGVTNELSQALQKNDQDIINAMALVKVSKQRLQNIRDDGWSLLLDEVSLFCDK